Proteins encoded by one window of Epinephelus moara isolate mb chromosome 18, YSFRI_EMoa_1.0, whole genome shotgun sequence:
- the LOC126405699 gene encoding gastrula zinc finger protein XlCGF57.1-like isoform X2, producing MSSIQLLRVLVNERLSAAAEEIFEAVKKTIAGYEEEILLSKREIRRQRRMLRTVLRPEIKINKQSDQPQLALSVWDEEFPSNQQQQPDNCDQAWSSGPDQDNQEPPEIKESQEDPSCSQEGEEEDKTIRFIFTPPYVKNELDQPQSSYQSTEGEGDPLPSTSAEQKAEGDDGASSSCSATEHDDSDEDWRGSAGSQGDNSDSDHNGKQKRRKGPRLPMAPKLPPTKKAKSRICCKVCGKGFHANVSLVNHMEVHPKEVCGVCGERFETEDSFQVHLKTHVKAEICSVCGKCFGASSSLETHMRIHTGEKPFNCSECGKSFNCRHNMMRHIRIHTGEKPYTCTVCGKCFNDYSTLKRHLLIHMQKDHDSVNTSANNNENGDDVEKKKKKTLSSSQKKQQTQTICEVCGKMFHSMVSLVNHAKSHATDLCGVCGMHFDSQENLKLHLKTHKNGKVCEVCGKCFDSQGNLEMHMRIHTGEKPFLCSECGKSFNCRHNMMRHIRTHTGEKPYLCNICGRCFSDHSTLKQHSSTHTGEKPHRCEICGKGFHRKTYVRLHMKSHTTEK from the exons ATGTCCAGCATTCAGCTGCTCAGAGTTCTCGTTAACGAGCGGCTGTCTGCGGCCGCCGAGGAGATCTTCGAGGCGGTTAAAAAAACCATCGCAGGCTACGAGGAGGAGATCCTGCTCTCCAAACGGGAGATCCGCCGGCAGCGCAGGATGCTGCGAACAGTTTTACGCCctgaaataaagataaacaaACAGTCAG atcaACCTCAGCTGGCTCTTTCCGTCTGGGACGAGGAATTCCCCtccaaccagcagcagcagcctgacaACTGTGATCAGGCATGGAGCTCTGGTCCAGACCAGGACAACCAGGAGCCTCCAGAAATTAAGGAGAGCCAAGAAGACCCCTCCTGCAGccaggagggggaggaggaggacaagacCATCAGGTTCATCTTCACTCCTCCGTACGTGAAAAATGAGCTTGACCAGCCTCAGTCCAGTTATCAGAGCACTGAGGGAGAAGGAGATCCTCTGCCGAGCACGTCAGCTGAGCAGAAGGCAGAGGGTGATGATGGAGCGTCCTCCAGCTGTTCTGCAACTGAACACGACGATAGCGACGAGGACTGGAGGGGCAGTGCGGGATCTCAGGGTGACAACAGTGACAGTGACCACAACGGCaagcagaagaggaggaaggggcCTAGACTACCAATGGCCCCAAAACTGCCCCCGACTAAAAAAGCAAAATCACGAATTTGCTGTAAAGTCTGTGGGAAAGGCTTTCACGCTAACGTGTCTTTGGTGAATCATATGGAGGTTCACCCAAAAGAAGTGTGCGGCGTGTGTGGGGAACGATTCGAGACTGAGGACAGCTTTCAAGTTCACCTGAAGACACATGTGAAAGCTGAAATCTGTAGCGTTTGCGGGAAATGTTTTGGGGCCTCCAGCTCTTTAGAGACGCACATGAGGATCCACACGGGAGAGAAGCCGTTTAACTGCAGCGAATGTGGGAAATCCTTCAACTGTCGCCACAACATGATGCGACACATCAGGATACACACAGGAGAAAAGCCGTATACTTGCACTGTCTGTGGCAAATGCTTCAATGACTACTCCACGCTGAAACGTCACCTCCTTATTCACATGCAGAAAGACCATGACTCAGTTAACACTTCTGcaaacaataatgaaaatggCGACGAcgtggagaagaagaagaagaaaacattgtcatcatcacagaagaagcagcagactCAGACCATATGTGAAGTATGTGGGAAAATGTTTCACTCCATGGTTTCTCTGGTGAATCATGCCAAAAGTCATGCCACAGACCTCTGTGGCGTGTGTGGGATGCATTTCGATTCCCAGGAAAACTTAAAACTTCACCTGAAAACTCACAAAAACGGGAAAGTCTGTGAAGTGTGTGGGAAGTGTTTTGACAGTCAAGGAAACCTGGAGATGCACATGAGGATCCACACGGGGGAAAAGCCGTTCCTCTGCAGCGAGTGTGGCAAATCCTTCAACTGCCGACACAACATGATGCGACACATCAGGACCCACACGGGAGAGAAACCCTACCTGTGCAACATCTGCGGCCGCTGTTTCAGTGACCACTCCACGCTGaaacagcacagcagcacacacactggagagaaaccacACCGCTGTGAGATCTGCGGTAAAGGCTTCCACCGAAAGACTTACGTGAGGCTTCATATGAAGAGCCACACAACTGAGAAGTGA
- the LOC126405699 gene encoding gastrula zinc finger protein XlCGF57.1-like isoform X1 produces the protein MSSIQLLRVLVNERLSAAAEEIFEAVKKTIAGYEEEILLSKREIRRQRRMLRTVLRPEIKINKQSADQPQLALSVWDEEFPSNQQQQPDNCDQAWSSGPDQDNQEPPEIKESQEDPSCSQEGEEEDKTIRFIFTPPYVKNELDQPQSSYQSTEGEGDPLPSTSAEQKAEGDDGASSSCSATEHDDSDEDWRGSAGSQGDNSDSDHNGKQKRRKGPRLPMAPKLPPTKKAKSRICCKVCGKGFHANVSLVNHMEVHPKEVCGVCGERFETEDSFQVHLKTHVKAEICSVCGKCFGASSSLETHMRIHTGEKPFNCSECGKSFNCRHNMMRHIRIHTGEKPYTCTVCGKCFNDYSTLKRHLLIHMQKDHDSVNTSANNNENGDDVEKKKKKTLSSSQKKQQTQTICEVCGKMFHSMVSLVNHAKSHATDLCGVCGMHFDSQENLKLHLKTHKNGKVCEVCGKCFDSQGNLEMHMRIHTGEKPFLCSECGKSFNCRHNMMRHIRTHTGEKPYLCNICGRCFSDHSTLKQHSSTHTGEKPHRCEICGKGFHRKTYVRLHMKSHTTEK, from the exons ATGTCCAGCATTCAGCTGCTCAGAGTTCTCGTTAACGAGCGGCTGTCTGCGGCCGCCGAGGAGATCTTCGAGGCGGTTAAAAAAACCATCGCAGGCTACGAGGAGGAGATCCTGCTCTCCAAACGGGAGATCCGCCGGCAGCGCAGGATGCTGCGAACAGTTTTACGCCctgaaataaagataaacaaACAGTCAG cagatcaACCTCAGCTGGCTCTTTCCGTCTGGGACGAGGAATTCCCCtccaaccagcagcagcagcctgacaACTGTGATCAGGCATGGAGCTCTGGTCCAGACCAGGACAACCAGGAGCCTCCAGAAATTAAGGAGAGCCAAGAAGACCCCTCCTGCAGccaggagggggaggaggaggacaagacCATCAGGTTCATCTTCACTCCTCCGTACGTGAAAAATGAGCTTGACCAGCCTCAGTCCAGTTATCAGAGCACTGAGGGAGAAGGAGATCCTCTGCCGAGCACGTCAGCTGAGCAGAAGGCAGAGGGTGATGATGGAGCGTCCTCCAGCTGTTCTGCAACTGAACACGACGATAGCGACGAGGACTGGAGGGGCAGTGCGGGATCTCAGGGTGACAACAGTGACAGTGACCACAACGGCaagcagaagaggaggaaggggcCTAGACTACCAATGGCCCCAAAACTGCCCCCGACTAAAAAAGCAAAATCACGAATTTGCTGTAAAGTCTGTGGGAAAGGCTTTCACGCTAACGTGTCTTTGGTGAATCATATGGAGGTTCACCCAAAAGAAGTGTGCGGCGTGTGTGGGGAACGATTCGAGACTGAGGACAGCTTTCAAGTTCACCTGAAGACACATGTGAAAGCTGAAATCTGTAGCGTTTGCGGGAAATGTTTTGGGGCCTCCAGCTCTTTAGAGACGCACATGAGGATCCACACGGGAGAGAAGCCGTTTAACTGCAGCGAATGTGGGAAATCCTTCAACTGTCGCCACAACATGATGCGACACATCAGGATACACACAGGAGAAAAGCCGTATACTTGCACTGTCTGTGGCAAATGCTTCAATGACTACTCCACGCTGAAACGTCACCTCCTTATTCACATGCAGAAAGACCATGACTCAGTTAACACTTCTGcaaacaataatgaaaatggCGACGAcgtggagaagaagaagaagaaaacattgtcatcatcacagaagaagcagcagactCAGACCATATGTGAAGTATGTGGGAAAATGTTTCACTCCATGGTTTCTCTGGTGAATCATGCCAAAAGTCATGCCACAGACCTCTGTGGCGTGTGTGGGATGCATTTCGATTCCCAGGAAAACTTAAAACTTCACCTGAAAACTCACAAAAACGGGAAAGTCTGTGAAGTGTGTGGGAAGTGTTTTGACAGTCAAGGAAACCTGGAGATGCACATGAGGATCCACACGGGGGAAAAGCCGTTCCTCTGCAGCGAGTGTGGCAAATCCTTCAACTGCCGACACAACATGATGCGACACATCAGGACCCACACGGGAGAGAAACCCTACCTGTGCAACATCTGCGGCCGCTGTTTCAGTGACCACTCCACGCTGaaacagcacagcagcacacacactggagagaaaccacACCGCTGTGAGATCTGCGGTAAAGGCTTCCACCGAAAGACTTACGTGAGGCTTCATATGAAGAGCCACACAACTGAGAAGTGA
- the LOC126405701 gene encoding uncharacterized protein LOC126405701 produces MDCFLNESQYKAGLDTFLKIKHGSVPTVRDPTENMGAASTSSASVQFAATRDVACQTDPQESRTQLSLRTLQPHFRSTGVQATVSCKDFGVRTFADDPLSSSSIPRKRKRLSKRSALDLEEEEDNDDPSEGSSPVAASQGLDATNDHADSVTALTESTVLLEEASTPSHKIKKYIVYENCIMELFAVCPVCTWACDVRTRRLGTFLSVEQRCSHCEFYRRWNSQPVLRSTPAGNLHLSAAVYLSGASFFKIERVFKTMQLQLFQYDTFRRHASTFIEPAVIRHWNNSQDVMLQRLNQEDKVIVGGDMRTDSAGHSAKFGIYSMMDLKTNTVVDIQLVQSSEVGGSFHMEKEGLKRSLTLLDARGVTLDCIITDCHPQIQKFLRKSKFTHYYDVSLMEKRISKTLEKISKLKGCEKLQKWMRSIKNHMHWTAASSATGPEREGQSGPQSSTIYKTSIHMKILISPRVNTHCTRQGIRGNGFQQELLP; encoded by the exons ATGGACTGCTTTCTCAACGAGAGCCAGTACAAAGCAGGACTCGATACATTTCTGAAGATAAAGCATGGATCTGTACCGACTGTCCGTGACCCAACTGAAAACATGGGCGCT GCCAGCACATCAAGTGCATCCGTACAGTTTGCTGCAACAAGGGATGTTGCATGCCAGACTGACCCACAGGAATCACGCACACAGTTATCCTTGAGGACTCTACAGCCTCACTTCAGAAGTACAG GTGTCCAGGCTACTGTGTCCTGCAAGGATTTTGGTGTTAGGACATTCGCAGATGATCCTCTCTCTTCTTCATCAATACctagaaagagaaaaagacttTCAAAGAGATCTGCTCTggacctggaggaggaggaagacaacGATGATCCATCAGAGGGCAGCTCCCCAGTGGCAGCTTCACAAGGGCTAGATGCGACCAATGACCATGCAGACTCTGTCACAGCCTTGACAGAGTCAACAGTTTTGTT AGAAGAAGCATCCACTCCCAGCCACAAGATCAAAAAATACATAGTGTATGAGAACTGCATTATGGAGTTGTTtgctgtgtgtcctgtgtgcACATGGGCGTGTGATGTGCGGACGCGGAGGCTGGGGACATtcttgtctgtggagcagcggTGCTCACATTGTGAGTTCTACAGACGTTGGAATAGCCAGCCTGTCCTCAGAAGCACTCCAGCCGGAAACCTCCACCTTTCTGCAGCTGTGTACTTGAGTGGAGCATCTTTCTTCAAAATTGAAAGG GTCTTCAAAACAATGCAGCTGCAGCTATTCCAGTATGACACCTTTCGCCGGCATGCCAGCACATTCATTGAGCCAGCAGTCATTCGCCATTGGAACAATTCACAGGATGTGATGCTGCAGCGGCTCAATCAGGAGGACAAAGTAATAGTTGGTGGGGACATGAGGACTGACTCTGCAG gtcaCTCTGCAAAGTTTGGGATTTACTCAATGATGGACCTCAAGACCAACACTGTTGTGGATATCCAGTTGGTTCAG AGCAGCGAGGTGGGTGGTAGCTTCCACATGGAGAAAGAGGGCCTGAAGAGGAGCCTGACACTGTTGGATGCACGTGGTGTGACTCTTGACTGCATTATCACCGACTGTCATCCACAAATCCAGAAGTTCCTCAGGAAGAGCAAATTTACCCACTACTACGATGTCTCGCTCATGGAGAAAA GAATTTCAAAGACACTGGAGAAGATCAGTAAGCTGAAAGGCTGTGAAAAGCTCCAGAAGTGGATGAGAAGCATCAAGAACCACATGCACTGGACTGCAGCTTCCTCAGCCACTGggccagagagagaggggcaaaGTGGACCTCAATCATCAACCATATACAAGACATCCATACACATGAAGATCCTCATTTCCCCCCGTGTCAACACCCACTGCACCAGACAAGGGATAAGAGGAAATGGCTTTCAGCAG GAACTCTTGCCTTAA
- the LOC126405706 gene encoding ras-related protein Rab-40C, with translation MGSQGSPVKSYDYLLKFLLVGDSDVGKGEILDSLQDGSAESPYAYSSGIDYKTTTILLDGRRVKLELWDTSGQGRFCTIFRSYSRGAQGILLVYDITNRWSFDGIDRWIREIDEHAPGVPRILVGNRLHLAFKRQVPTEQARAYAEKNGMTFFEVSPLCNFNVIESFTELSRIVLMRHGMEKFWKPNRVFSLQDLCCRAIVSCTPVHLIDKLPLPVAIKSHLKSFSMANGMNAVMMHGRSYSLANPAGGSKGNSLKRSKSIRPPQSPPQNCTRNNCKIS, from the exons AGCTATGACTACTTGCTCAAGTTCCTCCTGGTCGGTGACAGCGATGTGGGCAAAGGAGAGATCCTGGACAGCCTGCAGGATGGATCGGCCGAGTCTCCATATGCTTACAGTAGTG GTATTGATTATAAAACCACCACCATTCTTCTGGACGGGAGGAGAGTGAAGCTGGAGCTTTG GGACACGTCAGGACAGGGGAGGTTCTGCACCATCTTTCGCTCATATTCCCGCGGGGCTCAG gGGATTCTGCTGGTGTATGACATCACCAACCGGTGGTCCTTCGATGGAATCGACAGGTGGATCAGAGAGATTGATGAG CATGCTCCAGGCGTGCCTCGAATCCTCGTCGGTAACCGTCTACATCTGGCCTTCAAAAGGCAAGTTCCCACCGAGCAGGCAAGGGCTTACGCTGAGAAGAATGGCATGACCTTCTTTGAGGTGAGCCCTCTGTGCAACTTCAACGTCATCGAGTCCTTCACAGAGCTGTCGCGCATCGTCCTGATGAGGCACGGTATGGAGAAGTTCTGGAAGCCCAACAGAG TGTTCAGCCTCCAAGacctctgctgcagagccatCGTGTCGTGCACGCCGGTCCACCTCATTGACAAGCTTCCACTTCCAGTTGCCATCAAGTCCCATCTTAAGTCCTTCTCCATGGCCAACGGCATGAACGCCGTCATGATGCACGGACGCTCTTACTCGCTAGCCAACCCGGCCGGCGGCTCCAAGGGCAACAGCTTGAAGCGCTCAAAGTCCATCCGTCCACCGCAGAGCCCACCACAGAACTGCACCCGCAACAACTGTAAAATCTCCTAA